Proteins found in one Panicum hallii strain FIL2 chromosome 4, PHallii_v3.1, whole genome shotgun sequence genomic segment:
- the LOC112890408 gene encoding uncharacterized protein LOC112890408, with product MQGGCIADIGSCGTGFDSASGSVRTKKFRTKGSELADRKGEKNKAMPRAPSICCSSIDEALSFSSRARCNKRLIHELRIPYSLSQSAISALVEVLLYQNKYYAKSTPIPNLEK from the exons ATGCAAGGAGGATGTATAGCTGATATAGGATCTTGTGGAACAGGATTTGATTCTGCAAGCGGTTCGGTACGAACGAAGAAATTTCGAACAAAAGGATCGGAACTCGCTGATAGGAAAGGAGAGAAAAACAAAGCAATGCCAAGAGCTCCGTCAATCTGCTGTTCATCGATAGACGAAGCTCTCTCTTTTTCATCTCGCGCCAGATGTAACAAAAGATTA ATCCACGAGCTGAGAATCCCATATTCTTTAAGCCAATCCGCCATATCAGCCCTTGTTGAAGTGCTTCTCTACCAGAATAAATACTACGCCAAGTCAACACCTATACCCAACCTAGAGAAATAG